The proteins below are encoded in one region of Lactuca sativa cultivar Salinas chromosome 3, Lsat_Salinas_v11, whole genome shotgun sequence:
- the LOC111914481 gene encoding malonyl-coenzyme A:anthocyanin 3-O-glucoside-6''-O-malonyltransferase encodes MASDPNLTVLEHSQISPPPATIGHRSLPLTFFDITWLLFPPVHHIFFYEFPHSKSHFMETIVPNLKHSLSLTLQHFFPFVGNLIVFPNPNNSGVIRKPEIQHVEGDSVTLTIAECDLDFDDLSGNHQRKCENFYPLVPPLGNAVKASDYVSIPLFSVQVTFFRDAGIAIGMTNHHSLGDANTRFGFLKAWSSIATSGGDESFLATGSQPVFERLIDFPKLDENKLNKTNLDTFYQPPALICSSDKVRATFVLTRTNINQLKKRVLTQQPELEYISSFTVTCGYIWSCIAKARVKMGEKKGEDELEQFILTVDCRSRLDPPVPATYFGNCGAPCIATIKNTVLAGENGSVIAAKFIGEAISKMVKNKDGILKDVERWHDGFKIPARKIGVAGTPKLDFYGIDFGWGKVKKYEAVSIDYNGSVSINSCKQSTQDVEIGLCFSSVEMEAFANIFNGGLEN; translated from the coding sequence ATGGCTTCCGATCCCAATCTCACAGTTCTTGAACACTCCCAAATAtcgccaccaccggccaccattgGCCACCGCTCACTTCCGCTTACTTTCTTCGACATTACATGGCTACTCTTCCCTCCGGTCCACCATATTTTCTTCTACGAGTTCCCCCACTCTAAATCCCATTTCATGGAAACCATTGTTCCCAATTTAAAACACTCTTTATCCCTCACTCTTCAGCACTTTTTCCCATTCGTTGGCAATTTGATTGTATTTCCCAATCCCAATAATTCCGGCGTCATCAGAAAACCAGAAATTCAACACGTAGAAGGTGATTCCGTTACTCTTACTATCGCAGAATGTGATCTTGATTTTGATGATTTATCtggaaatcatcaacgaaaatgtGAAAACTTCTATCCACTCGTACCTCCATTGGGTAATGCCGTGAAAGCATCTGATTACGTCTCAATCCCACTTTTCTCCGTCCAAGTGACGTTTTTCCGGGACGCCGGAATCGCCATCGGAATGACGAATCATCATAGCCTCGGTGACGCCAACACCCGTTTCGGTTTCTTGAAAGCTTGGAGTTCGATTGCTACATCTGGTGGAGATGAATCATTCTTAGCGACTGGATCTCAACCAGTCTTCGAAAGACtgattgacttcccgaaattagATGAAAATAAGTTGAACAAAACAAATCTTGACACTTTCTATCAACCTCCGGCCCTGATTTGTTCTTCTGATAAAGTCCGGGCAACATTCGTGTTAACCCGAACAAATATCAATCAATTGAAGAAACGGGTTCTAACCCAACAGCCAGAACTTGAATACATATCATCTTTTACAGTAACATGTGGTTACATATGGAGTTGCATTGCGAAAGCACGAGTCAAAATGGGAGAAAAAAAGGGTGAAGACGAGTTAGAACAGTTCATTCTCACCGTCGATTGTCGATCCCGATTAGACCCGCCGGTGCCGGCGACCTATTTTGGTAACTGCGGTGCACCATGTATCGCAACCATAAAAAACACAGTTTTAGCCGGAGAAAATGGATCTGTAATCGCTGCTAAGTTCATCGGAGAGGCTATTAGCAAAATGGTTAAGAATAAGGACGGAATCTTGAAAGATGTGGAGAGGTGGCACGATGGTTTCAAGATTCCGGCGAGGAAGATCGGTGTTGCGGGGACACCAAAGCTCGATTTCTATGGCATTGATTTTGGGTGGGGGAAGGTGAAAAAGTATGAAGCTGTTTCGATTGACTATAATGGATCGGTTTCTATCAATTCATgcaaacaatcaacacaagatgtTGAAATTGGATTGTGTTTTTCGAGTGTGGAAATGGAGGCGTTTGCGAATATCTTTAATGGCGGATTAGAGAACTGA